In a genomic window of Thermogemmata fonticola:
- a CDS encoding M48 metallopeptidase family protein → MMQPSPLAEAITRDLLIAEAYTWARRIGVADRLQEVHVRPMRRKWASISTRGRLTLSSDLLRQPAAFRREVLVHELVHLKLGHGLHNALFYALVRAYCSSEGQDTKEKHPTLALNRNH, encoded by the coding sequence ATGATGCAACCATCGCCGCTGGCTGAAGCCATCACCCGCGACCTGCTGATTGCTGAAGCATACACGTGGGCGCGGCGCATTGGCGTAGCCGATCGCCTGCAGGAAGTCCACGTGCGGCCGATGCGTCGCAAATGGGCCAGCATCTCCACCCGTGGCAGGCTCACCCTGAGCAGCGATCTATTGAGGCAGCCGGCCGCCTTTCGCCGGGAGGTGTTGGTACACGAACTGGTGCACCTCAAATTGGGTCACGGTTTGCATAACGCGCTTTTCTATGCCTTGGTGCGAGCTTATTGTTCGAGCGAGGGGCAGGACACGAAAGAAAAGCACCCTACCCTTGCGCTGAACCGAAACCATTGA